A window from Mangifera indica cultivar Alphonso chromosome 2, CATAS_Mindica_2.1, whole genome shotgun sequence encodes these proteins:
- the LOC123204585 gene encoding disease resistance protein At4g27190-like, translated as MEIVTSVGGKVAEKAVDNALAAAGAQLGYMFHYNDKIEKLKKQVEKLRDSRDMVQKKIETAKRDGQIIFVIVQKWIAEVDDVLEKAEKFLKDEDKAKKRCLKGWCINLEQRCRFSKEAKKHTLATYDQLQELGKFESVSSPTPPSGIISSSEVFNSGPFESRNSIEKEVMKVLIDASNVNKIGICGMGGIGKTTLVKEISQHVIEAKLFDVVVMAVVSQTPSIMKIQGEIADMLGLTSLPTHSELARAKLLWERIKKEKRVLIILDDVWAIIKLDDIGIPFGNDHKGCKIITSRSRDVCNGMDCQKIYIVETLSKQESWELFSKIAGSIVENFDINPIAREVTTKCGGLPLAIVTIAGALKGKDKHGWRHAARQLKMSTPSSIIEVERNVFSSLELSFDYLEKETKSLFLFCSLFPEDYQISIEDLVRSWIGLRWFEDTDEAIEDVRNRVHYIVSTITSSFLLIEESEKYVKMHDVIRDFAIVVAPRYNHKFMINARIGLEEWPSRDTFDFTCISLMANYLGELPNGLEYLNLQALLLQENESLVVPSSFFEKMTNLKVLNLGQTYIETLPDSLSILTNLRTLDVSFSKLVDLSIIGRLSKLEILSLSNSKLVKEIPSSFSQLTNLKLLDLNYMNLEKIPHGVIPSLQKLEELYINHFVKWESENGSNANLVELEALSRLTSLHIFIPSKLDWSPNFLSFKRLSNFTLVIGHSPGSRFYKYLSEVLYSRNMKITGTNISMIYDKLRSLFKRTESLTLENIVNLESFSNDLIEEVFNELKYLQIKDCDKIRYLFSTLEWTPNSTFHNLEELHISGNSNLVKLSHEQPLA; from the coding sequence atggAAATTGTCACTTCTGTTGGTGGGAAGGTAGCTGAGAAGGCAGTTGACAATGCGCTTGCAGCTGCTGGCGCTCAACTTGGTTATATGTTTCACTACAAcgacaaaattgaaaaactgaaaaagCAAGTTGAAAAGCTGAGGGATAGCAGAGACATGGTGCAAAAGAAAATCGAAACTGCTAAAAGAGATGGGCAGATCATCTTTGTTATTGTTCAAAAGTGGATAGCTGAAGTTGATGATGTTCTAGAAAAAGCTGAAAAGTTTTTGAAAGATGAAGACAAAGCCAAGAAGAGATGCCTCAAAGGATGGTGCATTAATCTCGAACAGCGTTGCCGATTTAGTAAGGAGGCAAAAAAGCATACTTTAGCGACTTATGATCAGCTTCAAGAACTGGGAAAGTTTGAAAGTGTGTCTTCTCCTACTCCTCCATCCGGAATTATATCTTCATCTGAGGTATTTAATTCTGGCCCATTCGAATCTAGAAATTCAATTGAGAAGGAAGTTATGAAGGTCCTAATTGATGCTAGCAATGTCAACAAAATTGGAATATGTGGGATGGGGGGCATCGGTAAAACCACACTAGTTAAAGAAATCAGCCAACATGTTATAGAAGCCAAGCTATTTGATGTTGTAGTGATGGCAGTTGTCTCTCAAACCCCAAGTATTATGAAGATCCAAGGCGAAATCGCTGACATGTTAGGGTTAACATCCCTTCCAACTCACTCTGAATTAGCAAGAGCAAAATTATTGTGGGAgagaatcaagaaagagaagCGGGTCCTCATAATATTAGACGACGTTTGGGCAATAATTAAATTGGATGACATTGGTATTCCTTTTGGGAATGACCACAAAGGTTGTAAAATAATCACCTCTCGAAGTAGAGATGTATGTAATGGAATGGACTGCcaaaagatatatatagttgaaaCTTTATCTAAACAAGAATCTTGGGAACTTTTTAGCAAGATTGCGGGCTCtattgttgaaaattttgacattaaTCCAATTGCAAGAGAGGTAACTACTAAATGTGGGGGATTGCCACTTGCAATTGTGACAATAGCAGGAGCTTTAAAAGGTAAGGACAAGCATGGGTGGAGACACGCTGCACGACAACTTAAAATGTCTACCCCTTCAAGCATTATAGAAGTGGAGAGAAATGTTTTTTCATCTTTGGAACTAAGCTTCGATTACCTTGAAAAGGAGacaaaatcactttttttgttttgtagcttATTTCCAGAGGATTACCAAATTTCTATTGAAGATTTGGTCAGATCTTGGATAGGTTTAAGATGGTTTGAAGATACTGATGAGGCAATTGAGGATGTCAGAAACAGAGTTCATTATATCGTAAGTACCATaacctcttcttttctcttgattgAAGAAAGTGAAAAGTATGTTAAAATGCATGATGTTATTCGTGATTTTGCAATAGTTGTAGCTCCTAGATACAACCATAAATTCATGATAAATGCTAGAATTGGTCTAGAAGAGTGGCCATCTAGGGATACCTTTGATTTTACATGTATCTCCTTGATGGCAAATTATCTTGGCGAGCTACCTAATGGGTTGGAATACCTAAATTTGCAGGCTTTGTTGTTGCAAGAAAATGAAAGTTTGGTTGTACCTAGTAGTTTCTTTGAGAAAATGACAaatcttaaagttttaaacttagGACAAACATATATTGAGACATTGCCTGATTCACTTTCAATTCTCACAAATCTTAGAACATTAGATGTTAGTTTTTCCAAGTTGGTTGACCTGTCAATAATTGGAAGGTTAAGTAAACTTGAAATTCTTTCCCTTTCTAATTCTAAACTTGTTAAAGAAATCCCTTCATCCTTTAGTCAATTAACTAATCTTAAATTgttagatttgaattatatgaatttagaaaaaatacCTCACGGTGTTATACCCTCTCTTCAAAAGTTAGAGGAGCTGTACAttaatcattttgttaaatGGGAATCTGAAAATGGTAGCAATGCCAATCTTGTTGAATTAGAAGCCTTGTCCCGATTGACTAGcttacatatttttattccaaGTAAGCTTGATTGGTCACCAAATTTCTTGTCATTCAAAAGACTATCCAACTTTACCTTAGTAATAGGTCATAGTCCTGGATCtcgattttataaatatttgagtgAAGTGTTGTACTCAAGAAATATGAAGATCACAGGGACTAACATTTCAATGATATATGATAAGCTTAGAAGTTTGTTCAAAAGAACTGAAAGTCTAACTTTAGAGAATATTGTTAATTTAGAGAGTTTTAGTAATGACCTAATTGAAGAAGTGTTCAATGAATTGAAGTATCTTCAGATCAAAGATTGTGATAAGATAAGGTATCTCTTCAGTACATTGGAATGGACACCAAACTCAACTTTCCACAATTTAGAGGAATTGCATATTAGTGGTAATTCCAACCTTGTTAAACTATCTCATGAACAACCTCTTGCTTAG
- the LOC123197645 gene encoding probable disease resistance protein At1g12290, protein MYIFDCEKIKIAKGETKLLSSLEYLYLESLVEMLHIWRGDHQSISLHNLKSVELIFCSNLIKLFSPTLLQSLICLENIDISYCYNLKEIFKKKEAEDVELDHTITSPCLGNLTSIYIDGCNNLEILFTPSIAKLLVKLKSLNLSFCSRIQEIITNEKGEKEKSSESIVFPSLEELDLFDLHSLTCFSAGLYTIDFPKLTLLSIFNCGKMKTFGSGEQVTPKLKEVRLDGTGCWNGNVNTTLEEYLNEQAQKAVAD, encoded by the exons atgtatatatttgattgtgaaAAGATTAAGATTGCAAAAGGCGAAACCAAGTTACTTTCATCATTAGAGTATCTGTATTTGGAATCTTTGGTAGAGATGTTGCATATATGGAGGGGTGACCATCAATCTATAAGCCTCCACAACTTGAAGAGTGTAGAACTGATCTTTTGCTCCAatctaataaaactattttcacCAACTTTACTCCAAAGCCTTATTTGTTTGGAAAATATAGATATAAGTTACTGCTATAATTTAAAGGAGATCTTTAAGAAGAAAGAAGCGGAGGATGTAGAGTTAGATCACACTATAACCTCTCCATGCTTGGGAAACCTGActtctatatatatagatgGTTGTAATAATTTAGAAATCCTCTTCACTCCCTCAATTGCTAAACTCTTGGTGAAGCTGAAAAGCCTAAATCTATCGTTCTGCTCAAGAATACAAGAAATAATCACaaatgagaaaggagaaaaagaaaagtcatCAGAGAGCATTGTGTTTCCTAGTTTGGAGGAATTGGATTTGTTTGATCTACACAGCCTCACTTGTTTTAGTGCTGGGTTATATACTATTGATTTTCCAAAATTGACATTGTTATCGATATTTAATTGTGGAAAAATGAAGACCTTCGGTTCTGGAGAGCAAGTGACACCCAAGCTTAAAGAAGTGCGTCTTGATGGTACTGGATGTTGGAATGGCAACGTGAATACCACATTGGAAGAGTACTTGAATGAACAG GCACAAAAGGCTGTTGCTGATTAA